The Streptomyces sp. NBC_00510 genomic interval GGGGCGTACTCGGGGCCCGAGAGGCGGGGGTCGAACTCCTCGTCCTGCAGCCGCGGGTCGAAGTCCAGGGTCAGCCCCGGGATCACCGGCGGCCGGTCCTCGATCGGGTCGCCCAGCACCCACACGCCGCTGCGGCCCTCCACCCGGGTGGTCTCCAGGCCGAACTCGGCGCACGCGTTGATCAGCGCCTCCTCCAGGCGGCGCACGTGCGCGACCACGTCCACCGGGCGCGGCAGCTTCAGGATGGGGTAGCCGACCAGCTGGCCCGGTCCGTGCCAGGTGATCTTGCCGCCGCGGTCGACGTCCACCACGGGGGTGCCGTCCAGCGGACGCTCGCTGTCCTCGGTGCGGCGGCCCGCGGTGTAGACCGGCGGGTGCTCCAGCAGCAGGCACGTGTCGGGGATCTCGTCGGCGAAGCGCGCGGCGTGCACGCGACGCTGCTCCTCCCACGCCTCCAGGTACTCCACCGCGTCCTCGCCGAAGCCCAGGTGGACGAAGCGCAGGTCACTCACGGCCGCTCCCTTTGTGGTCCTTTGCGGCGCTCCTCCACGAGTCAAGAGCGCCTCAGCAACTGTACGTCCGGTGAGGTGGTGTCCTGCACGGGGCCGGGGGCTTAGCACCCGACGAAGGGCAAAGGAAGCGTTCTGCCGATATGTGGGTGCAGATTCACCCGATACGGCGAATGCGAGGCGCTCGGGTGGTGAGTGAGTCGATACAGAACGTTACATTCGCGCCGTTCTGCGGATGGCTCCGAGGGCCGCGGGCGGTGAACACCGCTCCGGACGCCCGCGGCGCCGCGCACCCGCGCAGCCGGACACCCGCAACTACACAACTCCGCACGCCCGCACGCCCGCACGCCCGGAAGGCAGGGGACCGCACCACTGATGTCCGACCGTTCCTCGCAGCGCCCCCCGAACCGTCAACTGGCCGCTCTGATCGCCGAAGCCGGGTTCTCCAACGCCGGGCTCGCCCGTCGGGTGGACCAGCTCGGCATCGAACACGGTCTGGATCTGCGGTACGACAAGACCTCCGTCACCCGGTGGCTGCGCGGCCAGCAGCCCCGGGGCACGACGCCCGCACTCATCGCCGAGGTCTTCACCCGGCGGCTCGGCCGGCGGCTGTCCGCCCACGACCTCGGCCTCGACGCCGTCGCCCCGGTCTACGCGGGACTGGAGTACGCCTCCTCCCCGGAGGAGGCCGTGGAGATCATCTCCGGGCTGTGGCGGAAGGACACCGGGAACCAGGCCGACCTCCGCAAGATCGCGTTCACCCCCGCGGGGCTGGTCGTCCCCAGCCGTGACTGGCTGATCGGCCGGGCGGACGACCGGGTGGGGCGCGGCCCCGAGCCGGGCACCGGCCCGGCCGGTCCCGGCCACGGCGGCGGTCCGGGGGCGGCGCGGCTGCCGGCGCAGCGCGCGGGGGGCGGGTTGCGCGGGGCGCCCGCACCGGTGGCGGTCGCCGCGCCCGCGGTCTTCGGGGGCACCGGTCAGCGGGTCGGCGTGGGGGACATCGCCGCCCTGCGCTCCGTCGGCGAGCTCTTCCGCACCCTCGACAACGCCTACGGCGGCGGCCACGCGCGGCAGGCCCTCGTCCGCTACCTGGAGCACGAGGCCGAACCCATGCTGCGCGGCACCTACGGGGAGACCATGGGACGCCGCCTCTTCGCGGCGGTCGCCGACCTCACCCGGCTCGCGGGGTGGACCTCGTACGACATCGGCGCGCACGGGCTCGCCCAGCGGTACTTCGTGCAGGCGCTGCGGCTCGCGCAGGCCGCCGGGGACCGGGTCTACGGG includes:
- a CDS encoding regulator, producing the protein MSDRSSQRPPNRQLAALIAEAGFSNAGLARRVDQLGIEHGLDLRYDKTSVTRWLRGQQPRGTTPALIAEVFTRRLGRRLSAHDLGLDAVAPVYAGLEYASSPEEAVEIISGLWRKDTGNQADLRKIAFTPAGLVVPSRDWLIGRADDRVGRGPEPGTGPAGPGHGGGPGAARLPAQRAGGGLRGAPAPVAVAAPAVFGGTGQRVGVGDIAALRSVGELFRTLDNAYGGGHARQALVRYLEHEAEPMLRGTYGETMGRRLFAAVADLTRLAGWTSYDIGAHGLAQRYFVQALRLAQAAGDRVYGGYVLVTMSRQAVYLGHGREAVQLARVAQQGVAGGAPPVVQALFHAAEARGHGLLGEVRACTAALVRAERALEAVRNGDDVPSWARFFDEAQLADEFGHCHRDLGQYRAASQHAERSLQLRGHAYARSRVFCRTVLAAARLGLGEVDAACALGAEAMQAAVEMRSLRAVEYVRDFSRRLETHRDAAPVRAFHDRAAALGVPAG
- the lipB gene encoding lipoyl(octanoyl) transferase LipB; the protein is MSDLRFVHLGFGEDAVEYLEAWEEQRRVHAARFADEIPDTCLLLEHPPVYTAGRRTEDSERPLDGTPVVDVDRGGKITWHGPGQLVGYPILKLPRPVDVVAHVRRLEEALINACAEFGLETTRVEGRSGVWVLGDPIEDRPPVIPGLTLDFDPRLQDEEFDPRLSGPEYAPSNAGQRREDRKLAAIGIRVAKGVTMHGFAMNCNPDNTWFDRIVPCGIRDAGVASLSNELGREVTVAEVLPVVEKHLRLVLESAEPLPRAVQESTGVR